Below is a genomic region from Neurospora crassa OR74A linkage group VII, whole genome shotgun sequence.
AACCGATGTAGGATCACGTATTCAAAGGGTTATCTTATAGCCGCTGTCCTTTGGGGCTGTGCCGCACATCGGCAGTCGCACTATCACCACGACATCTTCGATTCGGCGTTATGCAAGGTGCTTAGTACACTCCAGTTTCCAGGCAACCATCACGAAATGGAACAATAGCCCGAGGTTTATAAGCAACTGATAAGGCCGGAACAGGGACAGGAACATAAAAAGACACAACTTCCCAACGGATCCTAATGTCCAAGTCCAGTctccaaacccaaacccttCTTCATCCCTCAACACCATGACCACCCTCACCGGCAAAACCATCCTCATAACCGGAGGTACCCGCGGCCTCGGCGCCGTCACCGCTCTCGCCCTTGCCCGCCTCGGTCCACACAAGATCTACATAACCGGCCggccctcctcttccgccacCGCAGACACACTCATCTCCAAAATCCGCTCAGAAGCCGAATCCAAccccaacgccaacaacGTCTGCACAAACATCACCTTCCTCCCCACCGACAACGCCTCACTCGCTTCTGTCTCCGCCACCGCTCAAAAGCTGCTAGAAACCGAAGAGAAAATCGACATCCTCATCTGCAACGCCGGCATCGCCGCCATCCCCCTGGGCAAATCAGAAGATGGCTACGAGATCCAGTTCGCTACCAACGTCCTCGGCCACGCTTTACTCATTCGCAAACTCTTGCCTCTCTTGCGcaagagtacctctagtggtGCAAGAATCATCAGCCTAGGCTCCTACGGCTACCGCATGGCGAAAACCGTCGATCTCGAGCGCGTATCTGGAGATGGTTTGGCGAAGGACAAGGATGATTTCCTGGGCTATCAGAGATGGCGGCGGTATACGGAGTCCAAGTTGGCCAATACGCTGTACACCTCTCAGCTTGCGAAGCAGTACCCGGAGATTACTTCGGTGACGGTCACGCCGGGGTTTGTGGAGAGTGATATGGTCAAGAACTTTGGCTTTGTGGATCATTGGATGACCAAGTTGGGAGCGAAATTGGCTCGGGGGCAAAAGGGAATGGTGACGGTGGAAGAGGGGGCGGAGAATACTGTTTGGGCTGCTACCGTAGAAGCAAAGGAGTTGGTGAATGGAGGATTGTATGATCCTGTTGGGAAGAGGGTGCCTGAGGGGGAGTTGACGGCCGCGGCGAGGGATGAGGCTTTGGCTAAGAAACTTTGGGACTGGACAGAGGCGGAGTTGAAGAGGTGGTTGTAAGGGGTGGAGGATGAGTGAGGGACGGAGGGCGGGAActtggggagggaggggggtgtGGGAGGGGGGAGCTATAGATTCAATAACATATAGAGgtcctagaggtatcttaCTAACACCCATCAAATTGAAACTTTCCTGCTGTCAGCATCACTCACTTCCTTCCCAATAACCCACCCACATTTCTCACGTCAGGGAAATAACCCCCCTTctcatccttccccttcctctccgtTCTATTCACTCCTTCCTTCGACAACAAATCCCCAACTGGCTGTCCTAGTCCTCCTTGTCCGATCTGTCCAGCAACGAGGTTATGCACCCCATCTTGGAGGGTGTCTACCTGTTCGATGTTGGTGACCTTGGTCTTGGAAAGTGTGTCTGTCGACGAAAGAGAAAATCAGTCATTCCGGGCctcggtacctctagatacAACACGACTGGGAATCATCAAAGAAGGAGCGGCACAAACCCTTGGTGGCATAACTCGCTTTGTTGTCCTTGGTGAAGTAGCGGAGGTAAAGATCTTCTAGCCAGGGAACCCAGGACTCGTATTGGGCGCTGTACTGGGTCTTGGCCCATTCGGACCAGGTGGGCTTTTGGTCCTTGGTGATTTGTTGCTGCTCTTCATGTTGGGCGGACATCTTGTTGTTTGAATTGCTCTTGGCCTTCAGTTGACGGTTCGTTGTTTCCTTGCAAGATATAATGATGTGGGGATTCTGGTGTTAAGAACGGAAACTGCGTCAGTGTTGCAAAATCTTCCTCCAGTCTGTTACTCTCACGACTCGCGCCGGAAGAGGGTACTCTTCATATCTGTttcttcatcaccatcccgTCACCTTCGTGGCACAGAAGTCTACTTGATGCCGCTCCAATATCTTGGGCAACATACTCGCAAATCTTGTTGCAAAATGCCCGTAATGGAGGGTATACGTCATACTCGGACGTCGCCAAAATTCCCTGTTTCGGACATCAAACTTCAAGTAATCACGACcaacgaagaggaagccgcAGACGACCGCCAATCCTGGATGTCGACGGTTACGCCTGTGTAACACACCTCTCACCAAAGGTACGGTAGCGAGGTCTTCAACCAATCGCATCAGTATCGTCAACACCACGTCAAATTTCGCGAAGAAGGATGGTCGCGCTCAAAACACGGGCACTCATTGATCCAGGTAAGCAAGCATCTTGTGGTACAATGTCAATGTCCTATGTCATGCCTTTCCGTTGTTCCATCCATTCTCTTGGAGAACCCAGGCTGACAAAACATCGCCAGACATTATGGTTTCCATGCGATCCTTGAATTCTCGATTGGATACAGGTATAGTAACCCAGCACATCAGAAAAATTCCCCAGTTCAAATGCGACTAGGTAGCAAAACGTCTCCAGTACTTCAGCTATCCTACTTCCTGTCCTTCCCCTTCCGGCAACCACCAAGTTTGCTTCCACTTGACCCTCTCCTATCACTGCTCTTGTATTGTTTCTTGACGACCCGGGGGCGCAGTCGTCCGGCCCACACTCCAGGCATGGTATCCTCTCTCATCGGTGCATTCCTGACCCGTGTGCCAGATGTCTGAGCGTTCAAGTcagcatcctcctcctcgtcatagTCGGGATCGCGCTTTCTCTGGTAAGGACAAATGGTATTGCCAGCTCCGCCAAGCTGGGCGAGCGACTTCATCTCGCGTGAGAGAGTAGAGGCAGATTTCTTGCTACAGTGGCAATTAATGGAGGCCGGAGTGGATGAAGAAGCAACCAGAGCTGGGGCCGAGATTGATGCGGATGCTGCGATCGGAGCCTTGACAGGCCGTTCGTACGCCTCCTGCTGCGCAGCCAACAGCTCTTGTATCCGCCGCTCATTTTGTTGTATGCGAGCCAGTCCCTGCTCCCTTCTCATTCGCCGTACCAACACATGGTACTGCCACCTATGATACTCCTGCTCATCTCTTAAAACGGCCTGCCAGATTCTCCAGATACGGTTATTTTCGAAATCTTCTTGCTCGGATGGTGTCATCCCAGGAGGTGTCGGTGGGCCAAGTACAGGGGCAGGAGTCCATCCGGGCCGCGGCCAATGGTTCCTGTCGGGTCTGTCCCAGGGCATCACTAGGGGAACCCAGGTGGATTGGGATGGTGGGATAGGAGATATGGCAGGAGTTGAGAGGGCTGAGTTGGGTGAGACGGCTGGACTGGGATTAAATGGGCCGTATGGCCGCTTGGGAGTGGCCGGGATTGGTGAGGAGACCAGGGCACGATGGGTGCATGGGTTGGTCGAGTATTTGAAGTCGGACTGGGGTGTAACTGGCGgactggaggaggatgccgCACGGGTCGGGGTTGGCGGTACAGTGTTCGGTGTGTTCGGGTTTGAGGTGGTCCTATATTCGTGTCCGGTATCAGTATGGGGACATACCTCATCGATGGCATTACGGCAAAGAGAGGAAAAGATAAACATACCTCGGCATTGAGTTGAAATTGTC
It encodes:
- a CDS encoding oxidoreductase, coding for MTTLTGKTILITGGTRGLGAVTALALARLGPHKIYITGRPSSSATADTLISKIRSEAESNPNANNVCTNITFLPTDNASLASVSATAQKLLETEEKIDILICNAGIAAIPLGKSEDGYEIQFATNVLGHALLIRKLLPLLRKSTSSGARIISLGSYGYRMAKTVDLERVSGDGLAKDKDDFLGYQRWRRYTESKLANTLYTSQLAKQYPEITSVTVTPGFVESDMVKNFGFVDHWMTKLGAKLARGQKGMVTVEEGAENTVWAATVEAKELVNGGLYDPVGKRVPEGELTAAARDEALAKKLWDWTEAELKRWL